The Ornithinimicrobium faecis genome includes a window with the following:
- the ybaK gene encoding Cys-tRNA(Pro) deacylase, giving the protein MGKSRGSGGTPATVMLERAGVAFTPHTYEHDPAAESFGLEAAQALGVDPEQVFKTLLVSVDSGLGVGIVPVDRQLDLKAIASALGAKRAVMADPRVAERTTGYVVGGISPLGQKKALPTVLDATASAFATVFVSGGKRGFDLELSPEDLVRLTRGTLAAISR; this is encoded by the coding sequence GTGGGCAAGTCCAGGGGCAGTGGTGGCACGCCGGCCACGGTGATGCTGGAGCGTGCCGGGGTCGCCTTCACCCCGCACACCTACGAGCACGACCCTGCGGCTGAGTCGTTTGGCCTTGAGGCCGCGCAGGCCCTCGGCGTGGATCCCGAGCAGGTCTTCAAGACCCTGTTGGTGTCGGTGGACTCCGGCCTGGGTGTCGGCATCGTGCCCGTGGACCGGCAGCTGGACCTCAAGGCGATCGCGTCGGCGCTGGGGGCCAAGAGGGCCGTCATGGCCGACCCGAGGGTCGCCGAGCGCACGACCGGTTATGTGGTCGGGGGCATCAGCCCGCTGGGACAGAAGAAGGCCCTGCCCACCGTGCTCGACGCCACCGCGTCGGCGTTCGCCACGGTCTTCGTCTCCGGGGGCAAGCGCGGCTTCGACCTCGAGCTGTCTCCCGAGGACCTCGTGCGACTCACCCGAGGGACGCTCGCCGCGATCTCCCGCTGA
- a CDS encoding carboxypeptidase regulatory-like domain-containing protein, with translation MSLHASAAVRAALSLTLALVLAVVGLTPASATPTQTPRGADAALQVGLTLGAEHDGPDEAPAAQAGTAQTTQAGATQAASGDPATPSSTDRSDQQLEALTNPVTVEDNLAAPDEGSEPESALPAAVLDALDDDEQVSVIVHLSEQADLDEVRLAADLAGMRAEATSSVDSVSDLHAAAKDARTATVVRELKAAATTPAHDRVEDILADAETQGHASAVQDFWIINGFSATVDRETATELAEHPDVDRVELDGEVRAPEPTSSPLLPTWGLDTIKAPRTWGAYDHRGEGVVVAVLDTGVDGGHPALAPSYRGADGDHSDSWYVPTGENYPTPHDGQGHGTHVTGTITGGTPGEVTGVAPEAEWIGVKIFDDHGLTTDSTILDGAQWVLAPGGDPSKAPDVVNNSWGASDPNRTTYWDSVEAWRAAGIFPVFANGNDGPQSGTVGSPGSFPMSFGVGATDVNDQIAAFSSRGPVTWDGEEIIKPDVSAPGGQIFSTWPRNLGQDYNTISGTSMAAPHVSGAVALLLSASPDLTIDQIWETLEGTARVEDHMGEVPNNNYGHGIIDTYAATSVVAHSGRLTGTVTGPEGPLEATVSVDGGDFEVVSDPATGSYAVTVPTGGAEVSVSAFGYLTETFTIEVGVGEVAQREVSLEEAPSSTITGVVTADGTPAAGAVVSLGADGTPVAEAVTGPEGAYTLAVPHGTYQLRASLAGFLPHAQDLSIDGDLDLDIDLAPLTTPALDGWSQAQNGPARLGLTRDSVTPSTFAESWSVDLDGDAFFSSPVVSNGRLFLATTTGADSFLTALDSTTGERLWTHRGGRNLRVTPAITDDAVITSDGGNNAILALDPATGAQLWSYSTGEESTVYASPAVLDGVAYVATGLGLDNGGFVHAIDITTGEGLWRSEVGPQVLFGPAVSDGVVVAASYQTGVVRAFEATTGEQLWEFAHPTHSILASPAIADGVAYLGTGAATNGSLLALDLETGAVIWEASEHGGAQGSTPAIYHDTVIAGSHGKGFVRAYDRATGEVRWTHSTRYAVSSPQSVSSDGVVLGGSQSGIAFALDATTGSVLWEEQLSAGILSAPAVVDGTAYLVDQSGTVSAQTSSGTVSGSVTGPDGPVSAHVEVVETGELTETDADGAYVLAHRPGEWTVRTSAYGFAAQEESVLVVGGQDVPLDVELVPVGTGSLAGTVTAGDDPVTAATITVVDPVGEAVVPTAETDDTGAYAVAEVAAGDYTVLVDAEGYAPFSADVTIVEGEASVLDASLQRYDVAVVADHEGAVSRLLTGRDWLVDEVGYDDIAGTVAHYSAVALVGTPQDPATEETLTALVAEADEAGVPLVALDQNGATSGSVGQLLAVTDSGTLGEEHKWRGTTWLQDVVDHPATQSLSTDGPTDLLNPVDAAWVDDFTGTTLATVGTYSGGVRGTGVGYLARSLGHAHVVLPLHAPTADISPDLNWQPAMTDLLDDTLTWAVSAEFGEVTGAITDAAGDPVEVDVQVIDGPSVPATSAGYRLLLEPGSYTLRISAPGWVTQEQQVTISGGASQVLDWSLVAGESGTVTGTVSDQSGAPLAGATVNVNDTDLSTTSAEDGTFTIADVPAGTWTLGAAADGHTPETIPDIDVEAGSSTTVDIILRAAPSVAVIGDNDGALAGWLTEQGVPAVSTDWAVTEDLSAVDVVILAHPSDPGEEAFLAHLAAFDEAGVGVIASGGINAYTIGGAYLFQEHLGEPGQIQAVGGGGQNIMMTGATPHPAFAGLPSELPWQVTYAGESAGFGDHAGIPIATMTADEQDQRGPAAIYYPQVNGSVRVMAGGLGASFRNIPGETWTPEAEDYYLNLVRWAAAPSLGTLEGQVTGPGGFALPEATVTLPEIGFTLTADAEGEVSQTLHTGTYQVTYSAFGFEEATGTVTITEGGVGDVSIELAPDGVGTVSGTISSAGSVGTGTTAETAAETPTETDGVALEGAIVSLIGTPRTTTTAADGTFELPFVAPGEHQVEITDGTEHVRRLVDITVAAGATTTVDRTLRVSPLVGVLDDYSAPGREPSVRTFLNAWGYRVSDVTWSDPTVLSEIDLLVANGATFGEVPSAAEFAAFDDALNRNDVSTLWLGTQFGRGTIQYLNQFTGDPEQEGDGADAGIVNAQVAEGQSDHPLLAGIDLTDGAFPLVQADDSYQWFSGYSGTTIASLSTQADGMLGETIAVKGRTTGAVDVLLSTLASSLNGALSTPDRPSTAFTPEAEQLFLNALDYGLDTEGVGGEVRGVVTADGVTVPSTITVEETGRTYTGRDGDGSFVVPLDPGTWTLQVAAYGYLPQTHEVSVSAGESVQLDITLTADAGGVVTGTITDPAGAPLADVTATVGGRTAVTDANGHYTLPTVPVGTHTISYTADGLRTETRQVSLEDGQSVTVDVTMSAAAQLALIGDRNTDMGTLLQDAAYQVDSFAYAAIADVTPVVGDYDAIVVNGFGTKPGQEDFQAFLDAAEAAEVSVVLTGQYSSGAIRHLSDYTGDPTAYARGSTPDLLNYRVTTAHPIFAGFEVGDLVPIQTRPDANATYQFFEGYSGVTLATLTSGDGATEFGDGLAYRFTSPGSVQLLLGSLAASSYGTPADPNRWTPQATTVLVNGIDWAIDASQSVVTGTVTADGEPVAGATVVAVEAGTTATTTVEGTYRLGVPEGTHTVEATLPGYGTASGTVTVGDGETATLDLTMVKEPRGTAAVTVVDAATGDPVAGAQVAVGDTTIETADNGVAVVADLLPGTHDVTVSRSGYLDGMTEVTVVAGEEAAVTVELVANDVLVLGDTEDETLTDFLVEHGVAASADTWSDATLDGQRAVVINGGDPTETQFDDLVAAAGEQDVDLVVLGTHSMAGGGGTALLEEFGDDLGYQVGTEGYGDGPVSLTTTAPEHPLFAGLSDPGQVLADGGYYALLDTHPGEVLAEIAVDGADGPTASGPGVTVAFQGTTDVHLVLSFLAVSPFQGPDLGWTEDAETLLLNALDWVDDAQLAPPVPPSLTTEEALVATAEVEVSGVAPDADAVTLTVDDTEVGSVTPDADGAFAATIPLTEGPNEVVALATNAAGSTPSEPLVVTLDTTAPELTWSPEDGSHVLETELVVTGSTTDLYADPVSVQVNGTEVSVTEDGNFEAPVTLVEGDNTLTVTATDALGNTVTQERTVHSHALDVAVSVTGKGAVLPVSVTVTDADGAPHQAEGATVTALQDGEVLTGPDALRWAGGQFKGVIRGLPRGIGEVQLVVTLTLDGQEVSAAPVTIQR, from the coding sequence GTGTCCTTGCACGCGTCGGCAGCCGTTCGAGCTGCGCTGAGCCTCACCCTTGCCCTCGTTCTCGCGGTCGTCGGCCTCACGCCGGCGAGTGCGACGCCGACCCAGACGCCACGAGGGGCAGACGCTGCGTTGCAGGTGGGCCTGACCCTGGGCGCCGAACACGACGGACCGGATGAGGCCCCGGCCGCACAGGCCGGAACCGCACAGACCACACAGGCAGGAGCCACGCAAGCCGCATCCGGCGACCCCGCAACGCCCTCCTCAACTGACCGATCCGATCAGCAGCTCGAGGCGCTCACGAACCCGGTGACCGTCGAGGACAACCTGGCCGCGCCAGACGAGGGGAGCGAGCCGGAGTCTGCACTCCCAGCGGCCGTCCTGGATGCGCTTGACGACGACGAGCAGGTCTCGGTGATCGTGCACCTCTCCGAGCAGGCGGACCTGGACGAGGTCCGGTTGGCAGCTGACCTGGCCGGGATGAGGGCCGAGGCAACCTCCTCGGTGGACTCGGTTTCGGACCTGCATGCAGCGGCCAAGGACGCCCGGACCGCAACCGTGGTGCGGGAGCTCAAGGCTGCGGCGACCACACCGGCCCACGACCGGGTCGAGGACATCCTGGCCGACGCCGAGACGCAGGGGCACGCCTCGGCCGTGCAGGACTTCTGGATCATCAACGGCTTCTCGGCCACTGTCGACCGGGAGACCGCGACCGAGCTCGCCGAGCATCCAGACGTCGACCGGGTCGAGCTGGACGGCGAGGTCAGGGCGCCGGAGCCCACCTCCTCCCCGCTGCTCCCCACCTGGGGACTGGACACGATCAAGGCCCCGCGCACCTGGGGCGCCTACGACCACCGCGGTGAGGGCGTCGTCGTGGCGGTGCTCGACACGGGTGTCGACGGTGGGCACCCGGCACTGGCCCCGTCCTATCGGGGCGCCGATGGCGACCACTCCGACAGCTGGTATGTCCCGACCGGGGAGAACTACCCGACGCCGCATGACGGCCAGGGGCACGGCACCCACGTCACCGGCACCATCACCGGAGGGACTCCGGGCGAGGTCACGGGCGTGGCCCCCGAGGCCGAGTGGATCGGCGTCAAGATCTTCGACGACCACGGCCTCACGACCGACAGCACGATCCTGGACGGTGCCCAGTGGGTGTTGGCGCCCGGCGGCGACCCGAGCAAGGCCCCTGACGTGGTGAACAACTCCTGGGGCGCCTCCGACCCGAACCGCACGACCTATTGGGACTCGGTCGAGGCCTGGCGGGCCGCCGGCATCTTCCCGGTCTTTGCCAACGGCAACGACGGCCCGCAGAGCGGCACCGTCGGCTCACCCGGCTCCTTCCCGATGTCGTTCGGCGTCGGGGCGACCGACGTCAACGACCAGATCGCTGCCTTCTCCAGCCGCGGCCCCGTGACCTGGGACGGCGAGGAGATCATCAAACCCGACGTGTCCGCCCCCGGTGGCCAGATCTTCTCCACCTGGCCGCGCAACCTCGGCCAGGACTACAACACGATCTCCGGCACCTCGATGGCCGCACCCCACGTCAGCGGCGCCGTGGCCCTGCTGCTGTCGGCCAGTCCGGACCTGACCATCGACCAGATCTGGGAGACCCTCGAGGGCACCGCCCGCGTCGAGGACCACATGGGCGAGGTCCCCAACAACAACTATGGCCACGGCATCATCGACACTTACGCGGCCACCTCCGTCGTGGCCCACTCCGGTCGGCTGACCGGCACCGTCACCGGGCCCGAGGGCCCGCTGGAGGCCACGGTGAGCGTGGACGGCGGCGACTTCGAGGTCGTCAGCGACCCGGCGACGGGCTCGTATGCCGTGACCGTGCCCACCGGCGGAGCCGAGGTGAGCGTCAGCGCCTTCGGCTATCTCACCGAGACGTTCACGATCGAGGTGGGCGTCGGCGAGGTCGCTCAGCGCGAGGTGTCCCTGGAGGAGGCCCCGTCCTCGACCATCACCGGCGTCGTGACAGCCGACGGCACCCCGGCAGCCGGCGCTGTGGTGAGTCTGGGCGCCGACGGCACACCTGTCGCTGAGGCCGTCACCGGCCCGGAGGGGGCCTACACCCTGGCCGTCCCGCACGGCACCTACCAGCTGCGTGCCTCCCTGGCGGGTTTCCTGCCGCATGCCCAGGACCTCAGCATCGACGGTGACCTCGACCTCGACATCGACCTGGCGCCCCTGACCACCCCCGCCCTCGACGGGTGGAGCCAGGCCCAGAACGGTCCAGCGCGCCTCGGTCTGACCCGCGACAGCGTGACACCCTCCACCTTCGCGGAGTCCTGGTCGGTCGACCTGGACGGGGATGCCTTCTTCAGCTCGCCCGTCGTGTCCAACGGACGGCTGTTCCTGGCCACCACGACCGGAGCCGACAGCTTCCTCACGGCCCTGGACAGCACCACCGGTGAGCGGTTGTGGACCCACCGCGGCGGGCGCAACCTGCGGGTCACCCCGGCGATCACCGACGATGCCGTCATCACCTCCGACGGCGGCAACAACGCGATTCTGGCGCTCGACCCTGCCACGGGTGCCCAGTTGTGGAGCTACTCCACGGGGGAGGAGTCAACGGTCTACGCCAGCCCAGCGGTCCTCGACGGCGTCGCCTATGTCGCGACCGGCCTGGGCCTGGACAACGGCGGCTTCGTCCACGCCATCGACATCACCACCGGTGAGGGTCTCTGGCGCTCCGAGGTCGGCCCCCAGGTCCTCTTCGGACCGGCCGTGTCCGACGGCGTGGTCGTGGCCGCGAGCTATCAGACCGGCGTGGTCCGGGCGTTTGAGGCGACCACCGGCGAGCAGCTGTGGGAGTTTGCCCACCCCACTCACTCGATCCTGGCCTCTCCGGCCATCGCCGACGGGGTCGCCTACCTCGGCACGGGAGCCGCGACCAACGGCTCCCTGCTCGCCCTCGACCTGGAGACGGGAGCCGTGATCTGGGAGGCGAGCGAGCACGGGGGTGCCCAGGGCAGCACGCCAGCCATCTATCACGACACCGTCATCGCCGGGTCGCACGGCAAGGGCTTCGTGCGGGCCTATGACCGCGCCACCGGGGAGGTGCGGTGGACGCACAGCACCCGGTATGCCGTGTCCTCACCCCAGTCGGTCTCCTCCGACGGCGTGGTGCTGGGTGGGTCGCAGAGCGGCATCGCGTTCGCTCTGGACGCGACCACCGGGTCAGTCCTGTGGGAGGAACAGCTCTCCGCGGGAATCCTGTCGGCACCGGCCGTCGTCGACGGCACGGCCTATCTGGTCGACCAGAGCGGCACCGTGTCGGCACAGACCTCCTCGGGCACCGTCAGCGGCAGTGTGACCGGACCCGATGGGCCGGTCTCTGCCCACGTCGAGGTCGTCGAGACCGGTGAACTGACTGAGACGGACGCTGACGGCGCCTATGTCCTCGCGCACCGCCCCGGTGAGTGGACGGTGCGCACGAGTGCCTACGGCTTTGCCGCACAGGAGGAGTCCGTGCTCGTGGTCGGGGGACAAGACGTCCCCCTGGACGTCGAGCTGGTCCCGGTGGGGACCGGCAGCCTGGCCGGCACCGTCACCGCCGGTGACGATCCGGTCACCGCGGCCACCATCACCGTCGTTGACCCTGTTGGCGAGGCGGTGGTCCCCACGGCCGAGACCGACGACACCGGCGCCTATGCGGTCGCTGAGGTCGCTGCCGGTGACTACACCGTCCTGGTGGACGCCGAGGGCTATGCCCCGTTCAGCGCGGACGTGACGATCGTCGAGGGGGAGGCGAGCGTGCTCGACGCCTCCCTGCAGCGCTATGACGTGGCCGTCGTGGCCGACCACGAGGGCGCGGTCAGCCGCCTGCTGACCGGTCGAGACTGGCTGGTTGACGAGGTCGGCTACGACGACATCGCCGGCACCGTCGCCCACTATTCCGCCGTTGCCCTGGTGGGCACACCGCAGGACCCGGCCACCGAGGAGACGCTCACCGCGCTGGTCGCGGAGGCGGACGAGGCCGGAGTGCCCCTGGTGGCTCTGGACCAGAACGGCGCCACGAGTGGCTCGGTCGGGCAGCTGCTCGCCGTGACTGACTCGGGCACCCTCGGTGAGGAGCACAAGTGGCGGGGCACGACGTGGTTGCAGGACGTCGTGGACCACCCGGCGACCCAGTCGCTGTCGACGGACGGCCCGACCGACCTGCTCAATCCGGTCGACGCGGCCTGGGTGGACGACTTCACCGGCACCACGCTGGCCACCGTGGGCACCTACTCCGGTGGTGTCCGGGGCACGGGCGTGGGCTATCTCGCCCGCAGCCTGGGCCACGCCCACGTGGTCCTGCCACTGCATGCCCCCACCGCTGACATCAGCCCGGACCTGAACTGGCAGCCCGCCATGACCGACCTGCTCGACGACACCCTGACCTGGGCCGTCTCCGCGGAGTTCGGCGAGGTCACCGGAGCAATCACTGACGCGGCCGGCGACCCGGTCGAGGTCGACGTCCAGGTCATCGACGGGCCGAGCGTCCCCGCCACCAGCGCGGGCTATCGCCTGCTCCTGGAGCCCGGGAGCTACACGCTGCGCATCAGCGCCCCCGGCTGGGTCACCCAGGAACAGCAGGTGACGATCAGCGGCGGTGCCAGTCAGGTCCTCGACTGGTCCCTGGTCGCGGGCGAGTCCGGCACGGTGACGGGCACGGTCTCCGACCAGTCTGGCGCCCCGCTGGCCGGAGCCACGGTGAACGTGAACGACACGGACCTCTCGACCACGTCCGCCGAGGACGGCACGTTCACCATCGCCGACGTCCCGGCCGGCACCTGGACCCTGGGAGCTGCCGCCGACGGTCACACGCCCGAGACCATCCCCGACATCGACGTCGAGGCGGGATCGAGCACCACGGTCGACATCATCCTGCGAGCAGCTCCCTCGGTCGCCGTGATCGGCGACAACGACGGCGCGCTGGCCGGGTGGCTCACCGAGCAGGGCGTGCCCGCAGTCTCGACGGACTGGGCGGTCACTGAGGACCTCTCCGCGGTCGACGTCGTCATCCTGGCCCACCCGAGCGACCCCGGCGAGGAAGCCTTCCTGGCGCACCTGGCAGCCTTCGACGAGGCCGGTGTCGGGGTGATCGCCTCCGGCGGCATCAACGCCTACACCATCGGTGGGGCCTACCTGTTCCAGGAACACCTGGGTGAGCCCGGACAGATCCAGGCGGTCGGTGGTGGTGGCCAGAACATCATGATGACGGGCGCAACGCCGCACCCGGCTTTCGCCGGCCTCCCCTCCGAGCTGCCCTGGCAGGTCACCTACGCCGGTGAGTCGGCCGGCTTTGGCGACCACGCCGGCATCCCCATCGCGACGATGACCGCCGACGAGCAGGACCAGCGTGGACCCGCCGCGATCTACTACCCCCAGGTCAACGGGAGCGTGCGCGTCATGGCCGGCGGGCTGGGCGCGAGCTTCCGCAACATCCCGGGGGAGACCTGGACCCCCGAGGCGGAGGACTATTACCTCAACCTGGTCCGGTGGGCCGCGGCACCGTCGCTGGGCACCCTCGAGGGCCAGGTGACCGGCCCCGGAGGGTTCGCCCTGCCCGAGGCGACCGTCACCCTTCCCGAGATCGGGTTCACCCTCACGGCCGACGCCGAGGGTGAGGTGAGCCAGACCCTGCACACCGGGACCTACCAGGTGACCTACTCCGCCTTTGGGTTCGAGGAGGCCACGGGCACGGTCACGATCACCGAAGGCGGCGTCGGCGACGTCTCGATCGAGCTCGCCCCCGATGGTGTCGGCACCGTGAGCGGGACCATCAGCAGCGCCGGATCCGTCGGCACCGGGACCACTGCCGAGACCGCTGCAGAGACCCCGACCGAGACCGATGGCGTTGCCCTGGAGGGAGCAATCGTCAGCCTGATCGGGACGCCGCGCACCACCACGACAGCGGCCGACGGCACCTTCGAGCTGCCCTTCGTGGCGCCCGGTGAGCACCAGGTGGAGATCACCGACGGCACCGAGCACGTGCGCCGACTGGTCGACATCACGGTGGCAGCTGGCGCGACCACGACCGTGGACCGCACCCTGCGGGTCTCTCCACTGGTGGGAGTCCTCGACGACTACAGCGCACCCGGCCGGGAGCCCTCGGTGCGCACCTTCCTGAACGCGTGGGGCTATCGCGTGAGCGACGTCACCTGGTCCGACCCCACCGTCCTGTCCGAGATTGATCTGTTGGTCGCCAACGGTGCGACCTTCGGCGAGGTGCCCAGCGCGGCGGAGTTCGCGGCCTTCGACGATGCGTTGAACCGCAATGACGTCTCCACCTTGTGGTTGGGCACCCAGTTCGGGCGCGGCACCATCCAGTACCTCAACCAGTTCACCGGCGACCCCGAGCAGGAGGGCGACGGAGCCGACGCTGGCATCGTCAACGCCCAGGTCGCGGAGGGTCAGAGCGACCACCCGCTGCTGGCGGGCATCGACCTGACGGACGGGGCCTTCCCGCTGGTGCAGGCCGATGACTCCTACCAGTGGTTCAGCGGCTACAGCGGCACGACCATCGCATCGCTGAGCACGCAGGCCGACGGGATGCTCGGTGAGACCATCGCGGTCAAGGGACGCACCACCGGTGCCGTCGACGTGTTGCTCTCGACCCTCGCCAGCAGCCTCAACGGTGCGCTGTCCACCCCGGACCGCCCCAGCACGGCGTTCACACCAGAGGCCGAGCAGCTCTTCCTCAATGCCCTCGACTACGGCCTGGACACCGAGGGCGTGGGCGGTGAGGTCCGCGGCGTGGTCACCGCCGACGGGGTCACGGTGCCCAGCACGATCACGGTCGAGGAGACCGGCCGCACCTACACCGGTCGGGACGGGGACGGCAGCTTCGTCGTGCCGCTGGACCCCGGCACCTGGACCCTGCAGGTGGCCGCCTACGGCTATCTGCCACAGACGCACGAGGTCAGCGTCTCGGCGGGGGAGAGCGTCCAACTCGACATCACGCTGACCGCAGACGCCGGCGGCGTCGTCACCGGCACCATCACCGACCCGGCGGGAGCGCCGTTGGCCGACGTCACCGCGACAGTCGGCGGACGGACAGCCGTCACCGACGCGAACGGGCACTACACCCTGCCGACCGTGCCCGTCGGCACGCACACCATCAGCTACACCGCCGACGGGCTGCGCACCGAGACCCGTCAGGTGAGTCTGGAGGACGGGCAGAGCGTCACCGTCGATGTCACGATGTCCGCCGCCGCGCAGCTGGCGCTGATCGGCGACCGCAACACCGACATGGGCACCCTGCTGCAGGACGCGGCCTACCAGGTCGACTCGTTTGCCTATGCCGCCATCGCGGACGTGACGCCCGTCGTCGGTGACTATGACGCGATCGTGGTCAACGGCTTCGGCACCAAGCCCGGACAGGAGGACTTCCAGGCCTTCCTGGACGCCGCCGAGGCGGCCGAGGTCTCGGTGGTCCTCACCGGGCAGTACTCCTCAGGAGCGATCCGACACCTGTCGGACTACACCGGCGACCCCACGGCATACGCCCGGGGCAGCACCCCTGACCTGCTGAACTATCGGGTGACCACGGCGCACCCCATCTTTGCGGGCTTCGAGGTGGGTGACCTGGTCCCGATCCAGACCCGCCCGGACGCCAACGCGACCTACCAGTTCTTCGAGGGCTACTCCGGTGTCACGCTCGCGACCCTGACCAGCGGCGACGGCGCCACCGAGTTCGGTGACGGTCTGGCCTACCGGTTCACCAGCCCGGGGAGCGTGCAGCTGCTGCTGGGCAGCCTGGCCGCCAGTTCCTACGGCACCCCGGCCGACCCGAACCGTTGGACGCCCCAGGCCACCACCGTGCTGGTCAACGGGATCGACTGGGCGATCGACGCGAGCCAGTCCGTGGTGACCGGCACGGTCACCGCCGATGGGGAGCCGGTCGCTGGGGCCACGGTCGTGGCGGTCGAGGCCGGGACGACCGCCACGACCACCGTGGAGGGGACCTACCGTCTCGGGGTTCCGGAGGGAACGCACACGGTCGAGGCCACCCTGCCGGGCTATGGCACGGCGTCCGGCACGGTGACCGTGGGAGACGGCGAGACCGCCACGCTCGATCTCACGATGGTCAAGGAGCCACGCGGCACGGCGGCGGTCACCGTCGTGGACGCCGCGACCGGTGATCCCGTGGCGGGTGCACAGGTCGCCGTGGGCGACACCACGATCGAGACCGCTGACAACGGCGTCGCCGTGGTGGCTGACCTGTTGCCGGGCACGCACGATGTCACGGTCAGTCGCTCGGGCTATCTCGACGGCATGACCGAGGTGACCGTCGTCGCCGGCGAGGAGGCCGCGGTGACCGTCGAGCTGGTGGCCAACGACGTGCTGGTCCTGGGAGACACCGAGGACGAGACGTTGACGGACTTCCTGGTCGAGCACGGCGTCGCGGCGTCGGCCGACACCTGGTCGGACGCCACCCTGGACGGCCAGCGCGCCGTGGTGATCAACGGTGGTGACCCGACCGAGACGCAGTTCGACGACCTCGTCGCTGCTGCGGGCGAGCAGGACGTCGACCTCGTCGTGCTCGGCACCCACTCCATGGCCGGAGGGGGCGGGACCGCCCTGCTGGAGGAGTTTGGTGACGACCTGGGCTATCAGGTGGGCACGGAGGGTTATGGCGACGGTCCCGTGAGCCTGACCACCACGGCCCCGGAGCACCCGCTCTTCGCGGGGCTGTCGGATCCCGGACAGGTGCTGGCCGACGGTGGCTACTACGCGCTCCTGGACACCCATCCTGGTGAGGTCCTGGCCGAGATCGCCGTCGACGGTGCCGATGGCCCGACCGCCTCCGGGCCGGGCGTCACGGTCGCGTTCCAGGGCACCACCGATGTGCACCTGGTGCTGTCCTTCCTTGCCGTCTCGCCGTTCCAGGGGCCGGACCTCGGCTGGACCGAGGATGCGGAGACGCTGCTCCTCAACGCCCTGGACTGGGTGGACGACGCGCAGCTGGCCCCGCCGGTCCCGCCCAGCCTGACCACTGAGGAGGCGCTGGTTGCCACCGCGGAGGTGGAGGTCTCGGGCGTCGCGCCCGACGCGGACGCGGTGACGCTCACGGTGGACGACACCGAGGTCGGCTCGGTCACGCCGGACGCGGACGGTGCCTTCGCGGCGACGATCCCGCTCACCGAGGGTCCGAACGAGGTGGTGGCCCTGGCGACCAACGCTGCGGGCAGCACCCCCTCGGAGCCGCTCGTGGTCACGCTGGACACCACCGCCCCCGAGCTCACCTGGTCACCCGAGGACGGCAGCCACGTCCTGGAGACCGAGCTGGTGGTGACCGGCAGCACGACCGACCTGTATGCCGATCCGGTCAGTGTCCAGGTCAACGGCACCGAGGTGTCGGTCACCGAGGACGGGAACTTCGAGGCACCCGTCACCCTGGTCGAGGGGGACAACACGCTGACCGTGACGGCCACCGATGCCCTCGGCAACACGGTGACCCAGGAGCGGACCGTCCACTCGCACGCCCTGGACGTCGCCGTCAGCGTGACGGGCAAGGGCGCCGTCCTGCCGGTCAGCGTCACGGTCACCGACGCCGACGGTGCGCCGCACCAGGCCGAGGGCGCCACCGTGACCGCCCTGCAGGACGGTGAGGTGCTGACCGGACCGGACGCGCTCCGCTGGGCCGGAGGGCAGTTTAAGGGCGTGATCCGTGGCCTGCCCCGCGGGATCGGCGAGGTGCAGCTCGTGGTGACCCTGACCCTCGACGGTCAGGAGGTCAGTGCCGCGCCGGTGACGATCCAGCGCTAG
- a CDS encoding Lrp/AsnC family transcriptional regulator yields the protein METVDRQIVAHLAAEGRMSFAELGRAVGLSTSAVHQRVKRLEERGVITGYRAEIDFEKVGLPLTALISLSPFDPAAPDDIPERLEHLPQIDSCWSVAGTESYVIQVRLGKPSDLEQMIADIRAAANCATSTTVVLSTPWEGHPVELPAAED from the coding sequence ATGGAGACCGTGGACCGACAGATCGTCGCGCACCTTGCCGCCGAGGGGCGGATGAGCTTCGCGGAGCTGGGTCGAGCCGTGGGTCTGTCCACCTCAGCAGTGCACCAACGCGTCAAGCGTCTCGAGGAGCGGGGAGTGATCACCGGCTATCGCGCGGAGATCGACTTCGAGAAGGTCGGCCTGCCACTCACCGCACTGATCTCCCTCTCACCGTTTGACCCGGCCGCCCCGGACGACATCCCCGAACGCCTCGAGCACCTGCCCCAGATCGACTCCTGCTGGTCGGTTGCCGGCACGGAGAGCTATGTGATCCAGGTGCGTCTGGGCAAGCCGTCCGACCTGGAGCAGATGATCGCCGACATCAGGGCCGCGGCCAACTGCGCCACCAGCACCACGGTCGTCTTGTCGACGCCGTGGGAGGGACACCCGGTCGAGCTGCCGGCGGCCGAGGACTAG